One genomic window of Spiroplasma endosymbiont of Diplazon laetatorius includes the following:
- the leuS gene encoding leucine--tRNA ligase: protein MEFSHKAIEKKWQKFWEENNTYKTTSDKDKKAYILDMFPYPSGAGLHVGHPKGYTATDVFARMRRMQQYDVLHPIGWDAFGLPAEQYALKTGNDPREFTAKNIITFRNQLKKLGFSYDYNKEVNTSDPNYYKITQWIFQQLYKKGLAEIREANVNWCEGLGTVLANEEVILENGKMVSEVGGFEVIKKPMKQWVLKITKYADRLLEGLDDLDWPSSVKELQKNWIGKSEGVIVNFDVKDSEEKIDVFTTRADTMFGVSYVVLAPENNLVLKLTKPENKSKVEEYIAISKTKTDVERQDDSKEKTGVFTGSFVINPITKEELPIWVADYVLNDYATGAVMAVPAHDERDWKFATKYELPLKYVLETSDHSKAFVGESPLVNSDFLNGLNRVEAIKLVVEKLEKENKAQRKINYKLRDWLFSRQRFYGEPFPVLFLEDGQIALVDEKDLPLELPKTDYIKPSGTGESPLANLTEWVNIEHNGQKAKRETNTMPQWAGSCWYYLAYILTTSPNELVDIQSDEAMELFKKWLPVDLYIGGQEHAVLHLLYARFWHQVLFDLGVVPTKEPFQKLINQGMILADNGEKMSKSKGNVINPDDIIESHGADTLRLYEVFMGPLEASLPWSYKGLDGARKWLDRVYRMIENTELSDQNNGNLDFVYNDVVKKVTQMVEDCKFNTAVSQLMMFVNAVYKEEKPVYKEYILNFIKMLSIYAPHLAEELWVKTGNAGSVCLEVWPTHDESKLTLSTVTIAVQINGKLRGTFEADKGTDKDTLIKLAKELDNVKEQLNGKEVVKEIAVPDKIVNIVVK, encoded by the coding sequence ATGGAATTTTCACATAAAGCAATTGAGAAAAAATGACAAAAATTTTGAGAAGAAAATAATACATATAAAACAACAAGTGATAAAGATAAAAAAGCTTATATTTTAGATATGTTTCCATATCCAAGCGGGGCAGGACTTCATGTTGGTCACCCCAAAGGATATACTGCAACTGATGTTTTTGCAAGAATGAGAAGAATGCAACAATATGATGTTCTTCACCCAATTGGATGAGATGCTTTTGGTCTTCCTGCAGAACAATATGCTTTAAAAACAGGAAATGATCCAAGAGAATTTACAGCTAAAAATATTATCACTTTCAGAAATCAATTAAAAAAACTTGGATTTAGTTATGATTACAATAAGGAAGTTAATACAAGTGATCCAAACTACTACAAAATTACACAATGAATTTTTCAACAACTTTACAAAAAAGGTTTAGCAGAAATTAGAGAAGCTAATGTTAACTGATGTGAAGGATTAGGAACTGTTCTTGCAAATGAAGAAGTAATACTAGAAAACGGTAAAATGGTTTCAGAAGTTGGTGGTTTTGAAGTAATCAAAAAACCAATGAAACAATGAGTTTTAAAAATAACAAAATATGCCGATAGATTACTTGAAGGTTTAGATGATCTAGATTGACCAAGTTCAGTTAAAGAATTACAAAAAAACTGAATTGGTAAATCAGAAGGTGTAATAGTTAACTTTGATGTAAAAGATAGTGAAGAAAAAATCGATGTATTTACAACAAGAGCCGATACTATGTTTGGTGTTTCTTATGTTGTTTTAGCGCCAGAAAATAATTTAGTTTTAAAATTAACTAAACCAGAAAACAAATCTAAAGTAGAAGAATACATTGCTATTTCAAAAACTAAAACAGATGTTGAAAGACAAGACGACTCTAAAGAAAAAACTGGAGTATTTACAGGAAGTTTTGTAATTAATCCAATTACAAAAGAAGAACTGCCTATATGAGTTGCAGATTATGTTTTAAATGATTATGCAACAGGTGCAGTTATGGCTGTGCCTGCACATGATGAACGTGATTGAAAATTTGCAACAAAGTATGAATTACCACTTAAATATGTTTTAGAAACTTCAGATCATTCAAAAGCATTTGTGGGTGAATCTCCATTGGTTAACTCTGACTTTTTAAATGGTTTAAATAGAGTTGAAGCAATTAAATTGGTTGTTGAAAAACTAGAAAAAGAAAATAAAGCTCAAAGAAAAATTAACTACAAATTAAGGGATTGATTATTTTCAAGACAAAGATTTTATGGAGAACCATTCCCCGTACTTTTCTTAGAAGATGGACAAATCGCTTTAGTTGATGAAAAGGACTTACCATTAGAATTGCCAAAAACCGATTACATTAAACCATCAGGAACTGGTGAGTCACCTTTAGCTAATTTAACTGAATGAGTAAATATTGAACATAATGGTCAAAAAGCCAAAAGAGAAACAAACACAATGCCTCAATGAGCAGGAAGTTGTTGATATTACTTGGCTTACATTTTAACTACAAGTCCAAATGAACTTGTTGATATTCAATCAGATGAAGCTATGGAATTATTTAAAAAATGATTGCCAGTTGACTTATATATCGGTGGTCAAGAGCATGCCGTTCTTCACTTGTTATATGCAAGATTCTGACATCAAGTATTATTTGATTTAGGAGTTGTTCCTACAAAAGAACCATTCCAAAAATTAATAAACCAAGGAATGATATTAGCTGATAATGGTGAAAAAATGAGTAAATCAAAAGGTAATGTGATTAACCCAGATGATATCATTGAATCGCATGGAGCAGATACTTTAAGATTATATGAAGTATTTATGGGTCCGCTCGAAGCTTCTCTTCCTTGAAGTTATAAAGGGCTTGATGGAGCAAGAAAATGACTTGATAGAGTGTATAGAATGATTGAAAACACTGAACTAAGTGATCAAAATAATGGTAATTTAGATTTTGTTTACAACGATGTTGTTAAAAAAGTTACTCAAATGGTTGAAGACTGTAAATTCAACACTGCAGTTTCACAATTGATGATGTTTGTAAACGCAGTTTACAAAGAAGAAAAACCAGTTTACAAAGAATACATTTTAAACTTTATTAAAATGCTTTCAATTTATGCTCCTCACTTAGCTGAAGAACTATGGGTTAAGACAGGAAACGCAGGAAGTGTTTGCTTAGAAGTTTGACCAACTCATGATGAGTCTAAATTAACGCTATCTACAGTTACAATAGCGGTTCAAATTAATGGTAAATTAAGGGGAACATTCGAAGCTGATAAAGGAACTGATAAAGATACTTTAATTAAGCTAGCAAAAGAACTAGATAACGTAAAAGAACAATTAAATGGAAAAGAAGTAGTTAAAGAAATAGCTGTTCCAGATAAAATTGTAAATATTGTAGTAAAATAA
- a CDS encoding AAA domain-containing protein, producing MSNIIENNGVKEIFLDFSFLQNVQFKENPATLDQIIEQLDIKGVATYLDFHNFLRNSMAKKSFICLLDDKTRQLSKKDKNKSSYNGIIRIELDSKSQSLLPEGTYLGFYVNIDTKNVSLTISSIFMTRLKPVAQEFETIIQESQLFLIRNQGQIKDDEIIRRNVLNSSNISEVGKLLSTFEEEKEKWLNYLEFSEDLLKLERKKSLPYLGAESSKVIKIDKIHFKSELFEYEIKELKSKSFKYLILNSESILKSRDIPFDKTNVVTLDLLTDDLEKINKIKKTKDLSLVPVKRNKNITTTHELIKNIHDIFDFDFEKTNETQNILSLTTMLGVSEESMSFANYWSRNPKTIFLGERNEFETLLKDNPNEMEKWLVKKISFEIENDFDSSLFTIKNNLDYLSSGYIAYTGIGEDVLIERSKQVIKKIADGNTKNPYLVNYLFNTRLVELSEVSNDIEIEDKNFEFNLNNEQKEAVRKAVNTKDIFILQGPPGTGKTQVICEIINQLSKLNRKVLLSSQNHEAIKNVVDRLPIDPNLNKVRLTNQLNLKTQAANNYSPDRVLYNYYKSIGKKAFDDMNNDENSIKEFYNYKNDLERLINANKSFHQNNTQIRSIQEKIDELNQKIISFKENSLEKIKNKNFLKKELINVENLIEILSSKDFDATVNMGEKLLECYKNSAEYELNNFIYMNLNFDPKDFSNVYSLIKEVANEVYFKNETFIDIKNAKINAIRLRKNADFDLAEKEESRIAGLEQILKMDSKILELDKIFDTLLSNLKNLKLEIEINLQEDTAQNNSQVDINKLEIEKNELTVTKNNLSENSGANTKELRDLIKTVNQKFNLNLGLTDVDLEEQIKKELNNLENKLKESKERKENFSEIYTEIIKYLNDNYKITDNFEEELASKDFSGQMFKDSQRYIQSILDNLVNVYSMTLTSTNLFRFNKDNFATKLGLEELNLRNMDVDVVIIDEASKATLLEILMPLIYGKALILVGDYRQLPPILKLQPSDVEDVNKYFGKDYNYNLMYELLDESAFKKLIGARNKTITTILKTQYRSHEQIMDVVNKFYDGNLKVEPQVSEQKRHDLKITNHFGKDIIDSRSSVYWVDSTNNLQNEINFEQSEEFSTSLFNDLEIELTKKLLNDIDKAVEIKKTKIKPTVAVISFYGLHVSKLKREIKTSKFKNVEIVINTVDDFQGKEADYVLVNMVRNPEKLSTKSGREFLKKYERINVAFSRARELLIIIGAQRTVNDITVKIPTVEDPNISNSHQVYADIIAKLDFEGCLLQPNEIMED from the coding sequence ATGTCAAATATTATTGAAAATAATGGTGTTAAAGAGATATTTTTAGACTTTTCATTCTTACAAAATGTGCAATTTAAAGAAAACCCCGCAACCCTAGATCAAATAATAGAGCAATTAGACATAAAGGGTGTTGCTACTTATTTGGATTTTCATAATTTCTTAAGAAACTCAATGGCAAAAAAATCTTTTATATGTTTATTGGATGATAAAACTAGACAATTGTCAAAAAAAGATAAAAACAAGTCATCTTACAATGGGATTATAAGAATAGAGTTAGACTCAAAAAGTCAGTCACTTTTACCTGAAGGCACATACTTGGGTTTTTATGTTAATATCGATACAAAAAATGTATCACTAACCATAAGTTCTATTTTTATGACAAGACTTAAACCTGTAGCTCAAGAGTTTGAAACTATAATTCAAGAATCACAATTATTTTTAATTAGAAATCAAGGACAAATAAAAGATGATGAAATAATAAGAAGAAATGTGTTGAATTCCTCAAATATCTCAGAGGTTGGTAAATTACTATCAACCTTTGAAGAGGAAAAAGAAAAATGACTAAATTATTTAGAGTTTAGTGAAGACCTTTTAAAATTAGAAAGAAAAAAATCTTTACCTTATCTTGGAGCTGAATCTTCAAAAGTTATTAAAATAGATAAGATTCATTTCAAAAGTGAATTGTTTGAGTATGAGATTAAGGAATTAAAATCAAAAAGTTTTAAATATTTGATTTTAAACTCAGAAAGTATTTTAAAAAGCAGAGATATTCCTTTTGATAAAACCAATGTCGTAACTCTTGATTTACTAACTGATGATCTAGAAAAAATAAACAAAATTAAAAAAACAAAAGATTTATCACTTGTTCCTGTAAAGAGAAATAAAAACATAACCACCACTCATGAACTTATCAAAAATATTCATGATATTTTTGATTTTGATTTTGAAAAAACAAACGAAACACAAAATATTCTCTCTCTAACTACAATGCTTGGGGTATCTGAAGAAAGTATGAGCTTTGCAAATTACTGATCAAGAAATCCAAAAACTATATTTTTGGGAGAGAGAAATGAATTTGAAACTTTATTAAAGGACAATCCAAATGAAATGGAAAAGTGACTTGTTAAAAAAATTAGTTTTGAAATAGAAAACGATTTTGACTCTTCTTTATTTACTATAAAAAATAATTTAGATTACTTAAGTTCAGGTTACATTGCTTATACAGGTATTGGTGAGGATGTTCTGATAGAAAGATCTAAACAAGTTATAAAAAAAATAGCTGATGGAAATACAAAAAATCCCTATCTTGTAAATTACTTATTCAATACAAGATTGGTTGAATTATCAGAAGTTTCAAATGATATTGAAATTGAAGATAAAAATTTTGAATTTAATTTAAACAATGAACAAAAAGAAGCTGTAAGAAAAGCTGTTAATACAAAAGATATTTTTATTTTACAAGGTCCGCCAGGAACAGGTAAGACTCAAGTTATTTGTGAAATTATAAATCAACTATCAAAACTAAATAGAAAAGTTTTACTTTCAAGTCAAAACCACGAAGCAATTAAAAACGTTGTAGACAGATTGCCAATTGATCCAAACTTAAATAAAGTTAGACTGACTAATCAACTTAATTTAAAAACTCAAGCGGCTAATAATTACTCACCTGATAGAGTTCTTTATAACTACTATAAATCAATTGGGAAAAAAGCTTTTGATGATATGAATAATGACGAAAATTCAATTAAAGAATTTTATAATTATAAAAATGATCTTGAGAGATTAATAAATGCAAACAAAAGTTTTCATCAAAACAATACTCAAATAAGATCAATACAAGAAAAAATCGATGAGTTAAATCAAAAAATAATTTCTTTTAAAGAAAATAGTTTAGAAAAAATAAAAAATAAAAATTTTTTAAAAAAAGAATTAATTAATGTTGAAAACTTAATTGAAATTTTATCTTCTAAAGATTTTGATGCAACAGTTAATATGGGTGAAAAACTTCTGGAATGTTATAAAAATTCTGCTGAGTATGAATTAAATAATTTTATTTACATGAATTTAAACTTTGATCCAAAAGATTTTTCTAACGTCTATTCTTTAATAAAAGAAGTGGCTAATGAAGTTTATTTTAAAAATGAAACTTTCATTGATATAAAAAATGCTAAAATTAATGCCATTAGACTTAGAAAAAATGCTGACTTCGATTTAGCAGAAAAAGAAGAAAGCAGGATAGCTGGATTAGAGCAAATTTTAAAAATGGATTCTAAAATTTTAGAACTAGACAAAATATTTGATACTCTTCTTTCTAATTTAAAAAATCTTAAATTAGAAATAGAAATTAATTTACAAGAAGATACTGCACAAAATAATTCTCAAGTTGATATTAATAAATTAGAAATTGAAAAAAATGAATTAACTGTTACAAAAAATAATTTGAGTGAAAACTCTGGAGCAAACACAAAAGAGTTGAGAGATTTAATTAAAACAGTTAATCAAAAGTTTAACTTAAATCTTGGGTTAACAGATGTTGATTTAGAAGAACAAATAAAAAAAGAATTAAATAATTTAGAAAATAAATTAAAGGAAAGTAAAGAAAGAAAAGAAAACTTTTCAGAAATCTATACTGAAATAATCAAATACTTAAATGATAACTATAAAATAACAGATAATTTTGAAGAAGAGTTGGCATCAAAAGATTTTTCTGGACAAATGTTTAAAGATAGTCAAAGATATATTCAATCAATTCTAGACAACTTGGTTAATGTTTATTCAATGACATTGACTTCAACAAACTTATTTAGATTTAACAAAGACAACTTTGCAACAAAACTTGGTCTAGAAGAATTAAATTTAAGAAATATGGATGTAGATGTTGTAATAATTGATGAAGCTTCAAAAGCCACACTATTAGAAATACTAATGCCATTAATTTATGGTAAAGCATTGATATTGGTTGGAGACTACAGACAATTGCCACCTATATTAAAATTACAACCAAGTGACGTTGAAGATGTAAATAAATATTTTGGAAAAGATTACAATTATAATTTAATGTATGAATTACTTGATGAGTCAGCATTTAAAAAGTTAATTGGAGCTAGAAATAAAACAATAACAACAATTTTGAAAACCCAATATAGAAGTCACGAACAAATAATGGATGTTGTTAATAAATTTTATGATGGAAATTTAAAAGTGGAACCACAAGTAAGTGAACAAAAACGTCATGATTTAAAAATAACTAATCATTTTGGCAAAGATATTATTGATTCAAGAAGTTCTGTTTATTGAGTTGATTCAACTAATAATCTTCAAAATGAAATTAACTTTGAACAAAGTGAAGAGTTTTCAACAAGTTTATTTAATGATTTAGAAATTGAACTAACTAAAAAATTACTTAACGATATTGACAAAGCAGTTGAAATCAAAAAAACAAAAATAAAACCTACTGTAGCTGTAATAAGTTTTTATGGTTTACATGTAAGTAAATTAAAAAGAGAAATCAAAACAAGTAAATTTAAAAATGTTGAAATTGTAATTAATACAGTTGATGATTTTCAAGGAAAAGAAGCTGATTATGTTTTAGTTAACATGGTAAGAAATCCAGAAAAATTATCAACAAAATCAGGAAGAGAATTCTTGAAAAAATATGAGAGAATAAATGTTGCTTTTTCAAGAGCGAGAGAATTACTAATTATCATCGGAGCTCAAAGAACTGTTAATGATATAACTGTAAAAATACCAACTGTTGAAGATCCTAACATCTCAAACAGTCATCAAGTATATGCAGATATTATTGCTAAACTTGATTTTGAAGGTTGCTTATTGCAACCAAATGAAATTATGGAGGACTAG
- the mgtA gene encoding magnesium-translocating P-type ATPase, whose amino-acid sequence MKTNKKKLNNNYNNQIAEFVKLDQAQTLKKLEISSFGLNEQEVEIQKEKHGDNSLKEKKFNYLLSFIKSFFSPFNLILIVIDTFSFYQYATGKDEQGNPSLELSDLVGALLVLIMILISGTIYFVQEIRSFNVIKKMTYENKHMTKTIRDVDFKVKDIDNANSIKLIKEHEQIENSELVPGDLIYVSNGDLIPADVKVVWSNNLYLNQSSLTGESFPVQKKTINEKESYLEYQNICYMGTEVVSGSALCIVIQTGQKTYFSAINDKVTEKRSKNSFEKGIWRITMLLISFMLAVTPIVFLVFGLRPGNIDEKWFKAAMFAISIAVGLTPEMLPVIVTANLSRGYSKIKKENVIVKNLNAVQNMGAIDILCTDKTGTITSGEIKLDHVFDIKSQKNEMIEHILYLNSYFQSGFQNPIDQAVLLSKNISAPNLDEYIKEWEVPFDFERKILSVILSKNGEKEIFTKGAIEEVLKVCNRIYINGDIVKLTQEHIDKIIKKSDEYNNDGFRVIGIAHNKLRDEDIEEDLVFYGFGTFFDEPKKTSKKIIKELALKGIATKVLTGDNEVITRSICSKVDFKIDKLYSGKEIETMTEEQLHKAVRKGNVFVKLSPIHKSTIIRALKEQGHVVGFMGDGINDAPVLRESDVAISFDEASNIAKEAADIILMEESLLPISHAVHEGRVSLANILKYVKVTIASNFGNVLSVLVALFLTLAEPMQPLHLLTQNLLYDIVMFAFIFDKVDKNFTDKPRPLRTKNIIWFTVINGPVSSIFDISTFLVLLYGYHIVEPGIGSGVTQPGAEQLAIFNGSWFVVGLMTQTAVMQMYRTEKIPFIQSNGSWQVSVSTIFVCAMAIIVPYGFMSIPAISGGMSMGVPKWTFLPIAIGFVLAYMLLAQAVKMLYIKIFKEWL is encoded by the coding sequence ATGAAAACTAATAAAAAAAAGTTAAATAATAATTATAATAATCAGATTGCTGAGTTTGTAAAATTAGATCAAGCTCAAACACTTAAAAAATTAGAAATCTCAAGTTTTGGTTTAAATGAACAAGAAGTTGAGATTCAAAAAGAAAAACACGGAGATAACAGTTTAAAAGAAAAGAAATTTAATTACTTACTATCATTTATCAAATCATTTTTTAGTCCATTCAATTTAATATTGATTGTGATTGACACATTTAGTTTCTATCAATATGCAACAGGAAAAGATGAACAAGGAAATCCTTCATTAGAATTATCTGATTTAGTAGGTGCTTTGTTGGTTTTAATTATGATTTTAATTAGTGGAACAATATATTTTGTTCAAGAAATTAGATCATTTAATGTTATTAAAAAAATGACATATGAAAATAAGCATATGACAAAAACAATTAGAGATGTTGATTTCAAAGTAAAAGACATTGATAATGCTAACTCAATTAAGTTAATAAAAGAACACGAACAAATTGAGAACTCAGAGTTAGTTCCAGGAGATTTAATTTATGTATCTAATGGAGACTTAATTCCAGCTGATGTTAAAGTTGTTTGATCAAATAACTTATACTTAAATCAATCATCTTTAACAGGAGAATCATTTCCAGTTCAAAAGAAAACCATTAATGAAAAAGAAAGTTATCTAGAATACCAAAATATTTGCTATATGGGAACAGAAGTTGTTTCTGGTTCAGCTTTATGTATAGTTATTCAAACAGGACAAAAAACTTACTTTTCTGCAATTAATGATAAAGTTACAGAAAAAAGAAGTAAAAATTCTTTTGAAAAAGGTATTTGAAGAATAACAATGTTATTAATATCATTTATGCTTGCAGTTACACCAATTGTGTTTTTGGTTTTTGGTTTAAGACCAGGTAACATTGATGAAAAATGATTTAAAGCAGCAATGTTTGCTATATCAATTGCTGTAGGTTTAACACCAGAAATGTTGCCGGTAATTGTTACTGCTAACCTATCAAGGGGTTATTCAAAAATTAAAAAAGAAAATGTTATTGTTAAAAATCTAAATGCTGTTCAAAATATGGGAGCAATAGATATTCTGTGTACTGATAAAACCGGGACAATAACAAGTGGTGAAATAAAACTTGACCACGTATTTGATATTAAAAGTCAAAAAAATGAAATGATAGAACATATTTTATATTTAAATAGTTATTTCCAATCAGGGTTTCAAAATCCTATCGATCAAGCCGTGCTACTTAGCAAAAATATAAGTGCGCCTAATCTTGATGAATACATTAAAGAATGAGAAGTACCATTTGATTTTGAAAGAAAAATCTTATCTGTAATCCTATCTAAAAATGGAGAAAAAGAAATTTTCACAAAAGGTGCTATCGAAGAAGTATTGAAAGTATGTAACCGTATATATATTAATGGAGATATTGTAAAACTTACTCAAGAACATATTGATAAAATAATCAAAAAATCAGATGAGTATAATAACGATGGATTTAGAGTTATAGGAATAGCTCACAATAAATTAAGGGATGAAGATATTGAAGAAGATTTAGTTTTCTATGGGTTTGGAACATTCTTTGATGAACCAAAGAAAACTTCAAAAAAAATAATTAAAGAATTAGCTTTAAAAGGAATAGCTACTAAAGTATTAACTGGAGATAATGAAGTTATTACAAGATCTATTTGTTCTAAAGTTGATTTTAAAATTGACAAACTTTATTCAGGAAAAGAAATAGAAACAATGACAGAAGAACAATTACACAAAGCTGTTCGTAAAGGAAATGTTTTCGTTAAATTAAGTCCGATTCACAAATCAACAATAATTAGAGCCTTAAAAGAACAAGGACACGTTGTTGGATTTATGGGTGATGGAATTAATGACGCTCCTGTTTTAAGAGAATCAGATGTTGCTATATCATTTGATGAGGCATCAAATATAGCAAAAGAAGCTGCAGATATTATCTTAATGGAAGAATCATTACTTCCAATTAGTCATGCAGTTCATGAAGGAAGAGTTTCTTTAGCTAATATTTTAAAATATGTTAAAGTGACTATTGCCTCAAACTTTGGAAATGTACTAAGTGTACTTGTTGCATTGTTCTTAACTTTAGCAGAACCAATGCAACCACTACACTTACTAACACAAAATTTACTGTATGACATAGTTATGTTTGCTTTTATATTTGACAAAGTGGATAAAAATTTTACAGACAAACCAAGACCTTTGAGAACAAAAAACATTATATGATTTACTGTGATTAATGGACCTGTGAGTTCTATATTTGATATTTCAACTTTCCTAGTATTGCTTTATGGATATCACATAGTTGAACCAGGTATTGGAAGTGGAGTTACACAACCGGGAGCAGAACAATTGGCTATATTTAATGGTAGTTGATTTGTTGTTGGGTTAATGACACAAACTGCTGTTATGCAAATGTATAGAACTGAGAAAATACCATTCATACAATCTAATGGTTCATGACAAGTTTCTGTATCAACAATATTTGTATGTGCTATGGCAATAATTGTTCCATATGGATTCATGAGCATTCCTGCAATAAGCGGTGGAATGAGTATGGGTGTTCCAAAATGAACTTTCTTACCAATTGCAATAGGATTTGTTCTTGCATATATGTTATTGGCACAAGCTGTGAAAATGTTGTATATTAAAATTTTTAAAGAATGATTATAA
- a CDS encoding TGS domain-containing protein, whose protein sequence is MKLTLLDGQIVFYEEPRTVLEIAKDISEALGKRCVGALINSSYIVSCFTEINKDCKIEFITERHDLYYQIVNYTAKLVTILSLVELYPDLEPIVQDGDNSKLEFNLYYNGKHKIEEADFELIEQGAKKIINESYSIENYEASKYEFISKYKQLNIRGNVDELIKNVEKKYISFPVLKLNGESFFSLCGTLKNTSELYEIKITKVEDYLLDDGKDNVLIQQIHGIAASSEKEFNVLKRELELDKVAI, encoded by the coding sequence GTGAAGTTAACTTTATTGGATGGACAAATTGTTTTTTATGAAGAACCCAGGACTGTTTTGGAAATAGCAAAAGATATTTCAGAGGCGCTTGGTAAAAGATGTGTAGGGGCACTTATAAACTCAAGTTATATTGTTTCTTGTTTTACAGAAATAAATAAGGATTGTAAAATTGAGTTTATAACAGAAAGACATGACCTATATTATCAAATTGTAAATTATACAGCTAAATTAGTAACTATTTTATCTTTGGTTGAACTATATCCTGATCTTGAACCAATCGTTCAAGATGGCGATAATTCAAAACTAGAATTTAATTTATATTATAATGGTAAACATAAAATAGAAGAAGCTGACTTTGAATTAATTGAACAGGGTGCAAAAAAAATCATTAATGAATCCTATTCGATTGAAAATTATGAAGCTAGCAAGTATGAATTTATATCTAAATATAAACAATTAAACATTAGAGGAAATGTAGATGAACTTATAAAAAATGTTGAAAAAAAATATATATCATTTCCAGTATTAAAACTAAATGGAGAATCATTCTTTAGTCTTTGTGGAACTTTAAAAAACACAAGTGAACTTTATGAAATAAAAATAACTAAAGTAGAAGATTACTTATTGGATGATGGAAAAGACAATGTTTTAATTCAACAAATACATGGAATAGCTGCTTCTAGTGAAAAGGAATTTAATGTTCTTAAGAGAGAACTTGAACTAGATAAAGTGGCAATTTAA